From a single Rosa rugosa chromosome 7, drRosRugo1.1, whole genome shotgun sequence genomic region:
- the LOC133720573 gene encoding receptor-like protein 36 has translation MTTLFLHFFLFLITTCIAKLIPAVHSNCIVEQQLSLLHFKKSLVYVIDPPSPRLITWNSSTDCCSWVGVTCSTNGYVVGLDLSSEFVSCRIDNSSSLFQLQHLESLNLANNVFNGSQIPSAIGELTNLRYLNLASGFYSGQIPIEISRLARLVSLDLSRNSYDGVSLKLENPNLSMLIQNLTELTELYLDSVEISGQGSDWCEAISSSLPNLRVLSLSFCGLSGPICDSLAKLQSLYEIDLGNNSFYAPVPRSFANFSNLTSLSLFGCNLLGIFPKEVFLIPSLQTIDISSNPELGGSFPEFPKNRTKLSTISLSHCNFTGSLPMSIENLTQLVGLDVSWNRFNSPISPIHWEALVNLRSLDFSNNLLYGSIPSSIVSPPLLVALALSNNHFSGQVPEFSNTSSQLLQNLLLGNNNLEGEIPTSIFNLKGLMYLDLASNNFSGFPFSGPQQPRTLSFLDLSHNSLLFDYNGTSSPFLQIENLLLASNKLVGLPDFLKNQSRLWQLDLSGNQIQGQIPNWIWRLNSLGLLNLSYNSIVNLEPLLPNSTFTLFTLDLNSNKIQGIHSSYAFLQIGHLGLASNKLRTFPDFLRNQSTLNYLDLSNNQIQGQIPNWIWRLNSLQELNLSCNSLETLEAPLPMANSSTVVTSLDLHSNQLQGQIPLFLPFAHFLDYSRNNFSSSLPTDIGSFISQTNFLSLSSNKLHGTIPRSICNTTSMVLDLSYNSLSGIIPQCLTQLSLSVLDLRTNNLTGSIPDNFLEHCKLQTLDLSRNNIQGQFPKSLVNCSSLGVLNLGNNQITDTFPCLLMTISTLRVLVLRSNNLYGSLGCPKTNNTWPVLQIIDLAHNHLNGEIPATSFATWQKMKANEDDGNLVFSYTPLYTTETIGMDVYYRDTITTIIKGLQLDLIKILTIFTLIDFSSNNFTGSIPKEIGELKALYALNLSGNAFTGEIPSSFGNMSSIESLDLSQNHLSGRIPPQLSTLTFLSHLNVSYNQLTGRIPTSTQFSTFPNTSFEGNKGLWGPPLTWDTAIVLPPPTFDGSSSNPNSGDEIDWDIISVEIGFTCGFGIAIGSLLFCKRWRKWYYRAMFNILFKTFPQLEHRFGNHRRHAYINQRYWRR, from the coding sequence ATGACAACTTTGTTCCTccatttcttcctttttttaatTACTACCTGTATTGCCAAACTCATCCCTGCAGTTCACAGCAATTGTATTGTAGAACAGCAACTATCACTACTCCATTTCAAGAAAAGTCTTGTATACGTAATTGATCCTCCTTCCCCCAGGCTTATCACATGGAATTCAAGTACTGATTGCTGCTCTTGGGTCGGTGTAACTTGCAGCACTAATGGGTATGTTGTCGGACTTGACCTCAGCAGCGAGTTTGTTTCATGCAGAATTGACAATTCCAGCAGTCTCTTCCAACTTCAACATCTTGAGAGCCTCAATTTGGCCAATAACGTCTTCAATGGCTCTCAAATTCCATCTGCAATTGGAGAGCTTACAAATCTGAGGTATCTAAATTTAGCCAGTGGTTTCTATTCCGGGCAAATTCCCATTGAGATTTCACGCTTGGCAAGGTTGGTAAGTCTTGATCTCTCTAGAAATAGCTATGATGGGGTTTCGTTAAAActtgaaaacccaaatttaagCATGCTAATTCAGAACCTCACAGAGCTTACAGAGTTATATCTTGATTCAGTAGAGATATCAGGACAGGGGAGTGACTGGTGCGAAGCCATATCATCTTCACTGCCAAATCTGAGGGTGTTGAGCTTGTCTTTTTGTGGTCTTTCAGGCCCTATATGTGACTCCCTTGCAAAGCTTCAATCTCTGTATGAGATTGACTTGGGAAATAACTCGTTCTATGCTCCGGTTCCAAGATCCTTTGCCAATTTTTCAAACTTGACTTCTTTGAGTCTCTTTGGTTGTAACTTGCTGGGAATATTTCCCAAAGAGGTCTTTCTTATTCCTTCCCTACAAACCATTGATATTTCTAGTAATCCGGAACTTGGTGGTTCCTTTCCAGAGTTTCCAAAGAATAGGACAAAACTTTCAACCATATCTCTTTCACATTGCAATTTCACTGGATCCCTCCCCATGTCAATTGAGAACCTTACACAATTGGTTGGCCTGGACGTGTCATGGAACAGGTTCAATAGTCCTATCAGTCCTATTCACTGGGAAGCCCTTGTTAATCTGAGAAGCCTTGACTTCAGCAACAATCTACTCTATGGGAGTATTCCATCATCTATTGTTTCTCCTCCCTTGCTGGTTGCATTAGCACTTTCTAATAATCATTTCTCTGGTCAAGTCCCTGAATTTTCCAATACCTCTTCACAGTTGCTTCAGAACCTTCTTTTGGGAAACAACAATTTGGAAGGAGAAATACCAACATCTATTTTTAATCTTAAAGGGCTTATGTATCTTGATCTTGCTTCAAACAACTTCAGTGGCTTCCCTTTCAGTGGCCCTCAGCAGCCTAGAACTCTTTCATTTCTTGATCTTTCCCACAATAGCTTGTTGTTTGATTATAATGGTACCAGTTCCCCCTTCCTTCAGATTGAGAACTTGCTATTGGCTTCTAACAAGTTGGTAGGACTCCCAGATTTCTTAAAAAATCAATCCAGACTTTGGCAATTAGACCTTTCGGGAAACCAGATTCAAGGCCAGATACCTAATTGGATTTGGAGGCTCAATTCTCTTGGACTCCTAAATCTCTCTTATAACTCCATTGTAAATCTTGAACCTCTTCTTCCTAATTCTACTTTTACTTTATTTACTCTTGACCTTAATTCCAACAAGATTCAGGGTATCCACTCCTCATATGCCTTCCTTCAGATTGGCCACTTGGGTTTAGCTTCTAACAAGTTGAGAACATTCCCAGACTTCTTGAGAAATCAGTCCACATTAAATTACTTGGACCTTTCAAACAACCAAATTCAAGGCCAGATACCCAATTGGATTTGGAGGCTCAATTCTCTTCAAGAACTGAATCTTTCTTGTAACTCCTTGGAAACTCTAGAAGCTCCTTTACCTATGGCTAATTCTTCTACTGTTGTGACGTCACTTGATCTTCATTCAAACCAGCTTCAGGGACAAATCCCATTGTTCCTACCATTTGCCCATTTTCTGGATTACTCGAGGAATAATTTTAGCTCTAGTCTACCGACTGACATTGGCAGTTTTATCTCTCAAACTAATTTCCTCTCTCTGTCAAGCAATAAATTGCATGGAACCATTCCAAGATCAATTTGCAATACAACTAGTATGGTTCTAGATCTGTCCTATAATTCTTTGAGTGGTATAATTCCGCAATGCTTGACTCAACTTTCGCTTTCAGTCCTTGATTTAAGGACAAACAACCTCACTGGCTCTATTCCTGATAATTTTCTTGAGCATTGTAAGCTACAAACTCTTGATCTCAGCAGAAATAATATACAAGGCCAGTTTCCGAAATCTCTTGTCAACTGCTCAAGTTTAGGGGTTTTAAATCTCGGAAACAATCAGATAACAGATACTTTTCCATGCCTGTTGATGACCATATCCACCTTGCGTGTCCTTGTTTTAAGATCCAACAATCTTTATGGTAGCCTAGGATGTCCCAAGACCAACAACACATGGCCTGTGCTGCAAATCATAGATTTAGCACACAACCATTTGAATGGTGAAATACCGGCAACGTCTTTCGCAACATGGCAGAAAATGAAGGCTAATGAAGATGATGGTAATCTGGTATTTTCGTACACTCCCCTGTACACAACAGAGACTATTGGGATGGATGTTTATTACAGAGATACAATAACAACCATCATCAAAGGTTTGCAGTTGGATCTGATAAAGATTCTAACTATCTTCACCTTGATTGATTTCTCTTCCAACAATTTTACCGGGTCAATACCCAAGGAAATTGGAGAGCTAAAAGCATTGTATGCCCTCAACTTATCTGGTAATGCTTTCACAGGCGAAATCCCATCATCCTTTGGTAACATGAGTAGCATAGAGTCCTTAGACCTCTCACAGAACCACCTGAGCGGCCGAATTCCACCGCAGCTTTCAACTCTCACTTTCCTTTCGCACTTGAATGTCTCATATAATCAACTGACGGGAAGGATCCCAACCAGCACTCAGTTTTCAACATTTCCAAATACCTCCTTCGAGGGTAACAAAGGATTATGGGGGCCTCCTCTGACATGGGATACAGCAATCGTATTGCCACCTCCAACGTTTGATGGAAGCTCAAGTAATCCGAATTCTGGAGATGAGATTGATTGGGATATCATCAGTGTTGAAATTGGATTTACATGTGGATTTGGGATTGCCATCGGATcgcttttgttttgcaaaagaTGGAGGAAATGGTATTACAGAGCTATGTTTAATATCCTGTTCAAGACATTCCCTCAGCTGGAACACAGATTTGGTAATCACAGAAGGCATGCTTACATAAATCAAAGGTATTGGAGACGTTGA